Proteins encoded in a region of the Cataglyphis hispanica isolate Lineage 1 chromosome 14, ULB_Chis1_1.0, whole genome shotgun sequence genome:
- the LOC126854507 gene encoding zinc finger protein 836-like isoform X2, with product MDVEEGEAKMCRLCGQNKRFYVDVFGEEGVRRYLGLRIHRNINILAEVKNEESASPTCTSSTDNNNSIEKNLNSTRDSQTEESQSNVVVIVKDSTEQQKKKNTVSKTLRSLRSQQQQLSKYSDETNIEKNQQNQNVTEMSPIRWLRSRQSADSLLSSSTVDNEEIPIANRLRSHNNVENNINTRSINNNSNNSNNENTDKQNPKQQQQQDSSSMIQLPTSALSKLLKIVPGSPDIEVYVKETRNRNNDAEDISFTVELSKKQNDDVSTVRARVFPDQGYCLVDTAIVSLLQSDNSMEVNGIISDILSGASAKNGNAAAKLKDLAELEQQLEATQNPEELFKIDGEEIKVDDNVEHVVNGTQNGYACKLCRKFYERRDKCTVHVKTHLGIKQYTCVVCNAKFVCKSDVMKHIRCSHTNPRPIQCPKCPKRFKSKFYLAEHDNVHKGVRPYSCTDCGQSYHHKVSLQIHMKSHLPPQNLACEYCGKVFPFRTRLLGHIASVHMKKRRNFRCRFCYNLYSSLSVLNEHIKTRHATTYTCDTCGKTFKVASKFKAHVLQHSNPKPFVCNICNNRYASKAFLNEHLLKHEGLRKHVCQECGANFAQASHLAAHRHVHGEKTHACPECGKKFNRRDNMKVHRKRHFEEKKTGTANKQKGTFNSNDSATSTASINEK from the exons ATGGATGTTGAAGAGGGGGAGGCAAAAATGTGCAGGCTTTGCGGCCAAAATAAGAGATTTTACGTCGATGTATTCGGTGAGGAGGGCGTCAGACGCTATCTGGGCCTTAGGATCCACAGGAATATCAACATCCTG GCGGAGGTAAAGAACGAAGAATCAGCTTCCCCGACATGCACATCGTCGACGGATAATAACAacagtattgaaaaaaatcttaattccACTAGAGATAGTCAAACGGAAGAAAGCCAGAGTAATGTCGTTGTCATCGTCAAGGACTCGACGGAGcagcaaaagaagaaaaacactGTTTCGAAAACTTTGAGAAGTCTTCGCAGTCAGCAGCAACAACTTTCCAAATATAGCGATGAAactaatatagagaaaaatcaaCAGAATCAAAATGTAACAGAAATGTCACCGATTCGTTGGCTTCGAAGCAGACAAAGTGCTGACTCGTTGTTATCGTCATCCACAGTAGATAACGAGGAGATTCCAATCGCGAATAGGCTGAGAAGTCAcaataatgtagaaaataatatcaacaCTCGTTCAATAAACAATAACAGCAATAACAGCAATAACGAGAATACGGATAAACAGAATCCaaagcagcagcaacagcaagaCTCATCATCGATGATTCAACTACCGACCTCGGCGTtgagtaaattattaaagattgttCCTGGTTCCCCCGATATCGAGGTCTACGTAAAGGAGACTAGAAATCGGAATAACGATGCTGAGGATATCAGTTTTACCGTGGAATTAAGTAAGAAACAAAATGACGATGTATCGACAGTGCGAGCGCGAGTATTTCCCGATCAAGGCTATTGTCTTGTTGACACGGCGATCGTAAGTCTCCTGCAAAGCGACAACAGCATGGAAGTGAATGGCATTATTAGTGATATTCTTAGCGGCGCGTCCGCAAAGAACGGCAATGCGGCGGCAAAGCTTAAAGATCTAGCAGAGCTGGAACAACAGCTGGAGGCAACACAGAATCCAGAGGAGCTGTTCAAGATCGACGGCGAGGAGATTAAAGTTGACGACAATGTGGAGCACGTGGTGAACGGTACACAGAACGGTTACGCGTGCAAACTCTGTCGCAAGTTTTATGAGCGCCGAGACAAATGCACGGTGCATGTAAAGACGCATCTCGGTATCAAACAGTATACATGCGTCGTTTGCAATGCCAAATTTGTCTGCAAGTCCGACGTGATGAAGCATATTCGATGCTCCCATACCAATCCTCGGCCTATACAGTGTCCCAAATGCCCGAAACGATTTAAATCCAAATTTTATCTAGCTGAACACGACAACGTTCATAAAGGCGTGCGACCGTACAGTTGTACGGATTGTGGACAGAGCTATCATCACAAGGTCTCGTTGCAGATTCACATGAAATCGCATTTACCACCGCAGAATCTCGCATGCGAATACTGCGGTAAAGTCTTTCCGTTTCGCACGCGATTACTCGGCCATATCGCAAGTGTTCATATGAAAAAACGACGAAACTTTCGTTGCCGCTTCTGTTATAATCTCTATTCCAGCTTGTCGGTGTTGAACGAACACATTAAAACCCGCCACGCAACGACGTACACGTGCGACACATGCGGCAAGACCTTTAAAGTTGCTTCCAAATTTAAAGCACACGTGCTACAACACTCGAATCCCAAGCCGTTTGTATGCAATATCTGTAACAATCGCTACGCATCTAAGGCATTTCTCAATGAGCACCTGTTAAAACACGAAGGTTTGCGCAAGCACGTGTGTCAAGAATGCGGCGCGAATTTTGCACAAGCGAGTCATCTTGCCGCTCATCGCCATGTACATGGTGAGAAGACGCACGCTTGTCCAGAGTGTGGCAAGAAGTTCAATCGTCGCGACAATATGAAAGTACATCGGAAACGACACTTTGAGGAGAAAAAGACTGGTACGGCCAACAAGCAAAAAGGCACATTTAATAGTAATGATTCGGCGACCTCTACCGCATCGATTAATGAGAAATAG
- the LOC126854507 gene encoding zinc finger protein 182-like isoform X1: MDVEEGEAKMCRLCGQNKRFYVDVFGEEGVRRYLGLRIHRNINILIDERDPLPKAICIECVAKLEYICEFQEECLRTQQKLRDQYNLPPLTESAEVKNEESASPTCTSSTDNNNSIEKNLNSTRDSQTEESQSNVVVIVKDSTEQQKKKNTVSKTLRSLRSQQQQLSKYSDETNIEKNQQNQNVTEMSPIRWLRSRQSADSLLSSSTVDNEEIPIANRLRSHNNVENNINTRSINNNSNNSNNENTDKQNPKQQQQQDSSSMIQLPTSALSKLLKIVPGSPDIEVYVKETRNRNNDAEDISFTVELSKKQNDDVSTVRARVFPDQGYCLVDTAIVSLLQSDNSMEVNGIISDILSGASAKNGNAAAKLKDLAELEQQLEATQNPEELFKIDGEEIKVDDNVEHVVNGTQNGYACKLCRKFYERRDKCTVHVKTHLGIKQYTCVVCNAKFVCKSDVMKHIRCSHTNPRPIQCPKCPKRFKSKFYLAEHDNVHKGVRPYSCTDCGQSYHHKVSLQIHMKSHLPPQNLACEYCGKVFPFRTRLLGHIASVHMKKRRNFRCRFCYNLYSSLSVLNEHIKTRHATTYTCDTCGKTFKVASKFKAHVLQHSNPKPFVCNICNNRYASKAFLNEHLLKHEGLRKHVCQECGANFAQASHLAAHRHVHGEKTHACPECGKKFNRRDNMKVHRKRHFEEKKTGTANKQKGTFNSNDSATSTASINEK, translated from the exons ATGGATGTTGAAGAGGGGGAGGCAAAAATGTGCAGGCTTTGCGGCCAAAATAAGAGATTTTACGTCGATGTATTCGGTGAGGAGGGCGTCAGACGCTATCTGGGCCTTAGGATCCACAGGAATATCAACATCCTG ATAGATGAGAGGGATCCTCTGCCCAAGGCGATCTGTATTGAATGTGTGGCCAAGCTCGAATACATTTGTGAGTTTCAAGAGGAGTGTCTACGCACCCAACAAAAGTTACGCGATCAGTACAATCTACCGCCTTTAACAGAGTCT GCGGAGGTAAAGAACGAAGAATCAGCTTCCCCGACATGCACATCGTCGACGGATAATAACAacagtattgaaaaaaatcttaattccACTAGAGATAGTCAAACGGAAGAAAGCCAGAGTAATGTCGTTGTCATCGTCAAGGACTCGACGGAGcagcaaaagaagaaaaacactGTTTCGAAAACTTTGAGAAGTCTTCGCAGTCAGCAGCAACAACTTTCCAAATATAGCGATGAAactaatatagagaaaaatcaaCAGAATCAAAATGTAACAGAAATGTCACCGATTCGTTGGCTTCGAAGCAGACAAAGTGCTGACTCGTTGTTATCGTCATCCACAGTAGATAACGAGGAGATTCCAATCGCGAATAGGCTGAGAAGTCAcaataatgtagaaaataatatcaacaCTCGTTCAATAAACAATAACAGCAATAACAGCAATAACGAGAATACGGATAAACAGAATCCaaagcagcagcaacagcaagaCTCATCATCGATGATTCAACTACCGACCTCGGCGTtgagtaaattattaaagattgttCCTGGTTCCCCCGATATCGAGGTCTACGTAAAGGAGACTAGAAATCGGAATAACGATGCTGAGGATATCAGTTTTACCGTGGAATTAAGTAAGAAACAAAATGACGATGTATCGACAGTGCGAGCGCGAGTATTTCCCGATCAAGGCTATTGTCTTGTTGACACGGCGATCGTAAGTCTCCTGCAAAGCGACAACAGCATGGAAGTGAATGGCATTATTAGTGATATTCTTAGCGGCGCGTCCGCAAAGAACGGCAATGCGGCGGCAAAGCTTAAAGATCTAGCAGAGCTGGAACAACAGCTGGAGGCAACACAGAATCCAGAGGAGCTGTTCAAGATCGACGGCGAGGAGATTAAAGTTGACGACAATGTGGAGCACGTGGTGAACGGTACACAGAACGGTTACGCGTGCAAACTCTGTCGCAAGTTTTATGAGCGCCGAGACAAATGCACGGTGCATGTAAAGACGCATCTCGGTATCAAACAGTATACATGCGTCGTTTGCAATGCCAAATTTGTCTGCAAGTCCGACGTGATGAAGCATATTCGATGCTCCCATACCAATCCTCGGCCTATACAGTGTCCCAAATGCCCGAAACGATTTAAATCCAAATTTTATCTAGCTGAACACGACAACGTTCATAAAGGCGTGCGACCGTACAGTTGTACGGATTGTGGACAGAGCTATCATCACAAGGTCTCGTTGCAGATTCACATGAAATCGCATTTACCACCGCAGAATCTCGCATGCGAATACTGCGGTAAAGTCTTTCCGTTTCGCACGCGATTACTCGGCCATATCGCAAGTGTTCATATGAAAAAACGACGAAACTTTCGTTGCCGCTTCTGTTATAATCTCTATTCCAGCTTGTCGGTGTTGAACGAACACATTAAAACCCGCCACGCAACGACGTACACGTGCGACACATGCGGCAAGACCTTTAAAGTTGCTTCCAAATTTAAAGCACACGTGCTACAACACTCGAATCCCAAGCCGTTTGTATGCAATATCTGTAACAATCGCTACGCATCTAAGGCATTTCTCAATGAGCACCTGTTAAAACACGAAGGTTTGCGCAAGCACGTGTGTCAAGAATGCGGCGCGAATTTTGCACAAGCGAGTCATCTTGCCGCTCATCGCCATGTACATGGTGAGAAGACGCACGCTTGTCCAGAGTGTGGCAAGAAGTTCAATCGTCGCGACAATATGAAAGTACATCGGAAACGACACTTTGAGGAGAAAAAGACTGGTACGGCCAACAAGCAAAAAGGCACATTTAATAGTAATGATTCGGCGACCTCTACCGCATCGATTAATGAGAAATAG